Below is a window of Parcubacteria group bacterium DNA.
TGCTGGATTTGCCATAAATTTTTTAAAAATATTTATCATTTACTAAAATTTATTCTATCATACGCATACTTAGCTGGCAACCAATACGTCTAAAATAACTGTTCATGAATGAATACGAAGATACTACTTTATTGTTTTTGCAAAAATAATTGACATGCATGATCGTCGCATCGATATTCGATCGTGCCGTTTTCATCCGTACGATAAATATTTGCATTGCTAGACATGAAACGATCAATGACGTCCTTGTGTGGATGCCCATAACGATTATCCTTTCCCACAGAGATTACCACATCACGCGGATGCAGTTTATTTAAGAAAAGTTCACTCGTTGATTTTTGTGATCCATGATGACTTGCTTTGAGTACTGTGACTTCTGTATCAATGGGGAGTATATCTTCGTATTCGGTTGGCAAATCGCCACCGAGATAGAATTTTTCACCACCAATCGTCACGATCATCGCAATGCTCTCATCATTGACATCCTTGCTATATGCATCATTTTGCGCTGTGAAAGGATACACGACTTTTACATTTGCATAATCAGCCAGATGCGTCTCAACCCCATTGCGTACAAGAACATCTTCCATACCCTCTTCACGAT
It encodes the following:
- a CDS encoding MBL fold metallo-hydrolase — its product is MKQKRMVIYSSLGCGAVAIVICVVALYYMMQLKYTQVVFLNVGQGDATLIAQGTHQILIDGGADGVVLQEELGRHMPFWDRTIDIVVATHPDSDHIDGLVSIFKNYTVHQFWHTEAGKDTSQYVALMHMAHREEGMEDVLVRNGVETHLADYANVKVVYPFTAQNDAYSKDVNDESIAMIVTIGGEKFYLGGDLPTEYEDILPIDTEVTVLKASHHGSQKSTSELFLNKLHPRDVVISVGKDNRYGHPHKDVIDRFMSSNANIYRTDENGTIEYRCDDHACQLFLQKQ